TGGATGTCGTGAACGGATGCAGGGCTTATATCAAAATTCTTAATCACACCATTTAAAGAACATACTGCGTGTAGTTTATAGCCATAGAAATATAATTTCTGTGAAGCACAATAACCATATGTTGGTGAAGAATAGGATTGCTCTTTACAAATTTTTGAACGAGTAGAACGAGCGTTTTCACAAACTTTCATTGGCATGCTATCAACGATAAAAATATCTTCAAACTCATTGAACTCCATCGAAATACGCTGTCTAATTTGCTCTGTTTGTAGGGATAGTCTTCGTTTTCGCTTATTGTAAACACTTCTTTCAATTTTGTTTATCAGAGAGTTTGGCAATTTTCTAAATAACTGTAATTCGCTATCAATACTCAAGTATTCAGCAGTAATATTAAGACTTATGACTTCTAAATCGCTCATTTTAGGTGTTCTTCTCTGATAACTAATCAGTTGATTTTCTGAAAAAAGTCCTAAAACTTCCAAAATTCTTTCATATATTTGCTCTATGTTGTTCATTTATATCGTTTTATAGCAAAAACAATATACTGATTTTCAGTCTAATAAACAACTCTTGTTTTTTTCATTTCATAATGCACAACGGGTTATATTATTATAAATTTATTCGTAGTTGATTTACTCATAAAGAAAACAAAAAGTTCCTCATTTTAAATAGAGGAACTTCTTTCTTTCATTTTACTTTTTACTCGTATTACCCCACGAGAAGGTTTATCATATTAAACAACACCTTGTGCTAACATAGCCTCTGCTACCTTAACAAACCCAGCGATGTTTGCTCCTTTCACATAGTTTACATAACCATTCTCCTCTTTTCCATAATCTCTACATACTTTATGTATGCCTATCATGATTTCTTTTAATCTAGCATCTACTTCCTCAGAAGTCCAGTTAAGACGGATAGAGTTTTGAGTCATCTCTAATCCAGAAGTAGCTACACCACCAGCGTTAGACGCTTTACCTGGAGAGAAAAGAACTTTGTTATCTATAAAGTGATTAATTGCATCTAGTGTAGAAGGCATATTAGCCGCCTCAGTAACACAAATACAACCATTTTCTACTAGTTTTTTAGCATCTTCTAAATCTAACTCGTTTTGAGTTGCAGAAGGGATAGCCACATCACACTTCACCTCCCACGGACGCTTACCTGCGTGGAACTCAGCTTCTGGATATTTTTTAACATAATCCTCAGCACGGTTGTTTCCGCTCGCTCTAAGCTCTAATAAGAAATCTATTTTTTCACCAGTGATACCGTCTTTATCATAAACATATCCATCTGGACCAGAAATAGTAACCGCCTTACCTCCTAGTTGGTCAATTTTCTTAATTACTCCCCAAGCCACATTTCCAAATCCTGAAACCGTAAATGTTTTACCTTTAACTTCCTCACCTACCGTTCTTAGCATTTGCTCTGCGAAGTAAACCACTCCATACCCTGTAGCTTCTGGACGAATTAAAGAACCACCATAAGCCAATCCTTTACCAGTAAGTACTCCTGTAAATTCGTTTCTTATCTTCTTATATTGACCAAAAAGGTAACCTATCTCACGAGCTCCCACACCTATATCTCCAGCAGGAACATCGGTTTGAGGTCCAATATGCTTACAAAGTTCCGTCATAAATGCTTGGCAGAATCTCATAATTTCCATATCTGATTTCCCTTGTGGGTCAAAATCAGAACCCCCTTTACCACCACCCATAGGAAGCGTAGTTAAAGAGTTTTTGAACACTTGTTCAAACGCTAAAAATTTAAGTACTGAAAGATTTACAGTAGGATGGAATCTAATCCCTCCTTTATAAGGTCCGATAGCCGAATTCATCTGAATTCTAAACCCTCTATTTACTTGTATTTCTCCTTTGTCATCTACCCAAGGAACTCTAAAAATAATTGTTCTCTCCGGCTCTACCATTCTTTCTAGAAGTTTTTTACCTCTGTATTCTTCTTTGGTAGCAATGAACGGAATTACAGTAACAGCCACCTCTTTTACAGCTTGTAAAAATTCTGGCTCATTAGGATTTTTAGCCTCTACATTTGCTATAAATTCTTGAATTTTTTGTTCTACATTATATTGTTCCATAGCGTTTAATTGATGCCAACAAAGATAACCTTTTTTTGATATTACACAAATCTGATTTTAATTTTTATTAAAACCCACACAAATCAAATATATTAACATCAAAATTTTAATTAAAGTCAATTTTAATTAAAAAAAAGACACTATTATGCCCAAAATATCAATTTTAAAAAAGTGATTTTTTAGCTAAACAATAGAATATCTCCTCCCAGAATTTGCCCTTATCAATCCCAATAATTCTAATTCTAACAAAACTGGAAGCACTTTAGAAATAGGTTGATTTAACTTTTCTGACAAGTCGTCCAAAGAAATATCATTAACCTCTTTAATAATATCATAAATAGGCTTCTGAATAGGAGTTAAAGAAACCTCAACCGAAGGAAAAAGCTCCAAAACTTTAGAAGTATTATCCAAATCTAGGTCTTTTAGCAAACCTTTAATAGAAGATATGATTTTAGCTTTATTTTGAAAAATAAGATGATTGCAACCTTGGCTATACTTATCCGTAAGACGCCCTGCCAAAGCGTACACCTCTCTATTATACTGATTAGCAAAACTCGCCGTACTAATAGAACCTCCTGCATAAGCAGACTCTACCACAATCGTATTAGCCGAAAGCCCTGCCACAATACGATTTCTTTGCAAAAAATGTTCTCTATCTGGCTTTTCATCAGAGCAGAATTCAGAAAACAAAGCTCCACCATTATTTAATATTTCTTCAGCGAGAATTTTATGTTTGGACGGATAAACAATGTGTAAACCGTGTGCTAAAACCGCTGAAGTTTTTATATTGTTTTTTAAAGCCTCTTGATGAGCTATTCCGTCTGTACCTAAAGCTAAACCACTAATGACTTGAATATTTTTATTTTTAAACTGAACAATTAAATCCTCCAAAAACGACTTACCATAAGCAGTGGCATTTCTCGTCCCAACAATGCTAATATTATTAGCGGTATCGTCATAATCTCCTTTTTGAAAAAGAATAGCTGGAGCATCATAACATTCACCTAAAAGACGAGGAAGCTGATTAAGATGTCTCAGATTGATTTTTATCTCGTTTTTAATGCAGAACTCAACTTCCCTTTCGGCAAATTTCAAAAGGCTTTCATCACCAATACCTGAGGCAATTTGTTTACCTATGCCTGATATTTTTCTTAACTCCGATTGAGACAAACTCCAAACCTCCTTAGCAGAACCAACTTCGCCCACTAAATTTGCAAATGTAACATCTCCTACCAAAGAGCTTCGCCGTAAAGCAATAGAGTATAAAATTTCTTCTGCATTTACCATAACTATCGCCTTGCCATTTCCATCTTGTAAGCCATTAAATTGGCAATATTAGCCGCTTTGTATTTTGCTGTTTCTGCCATAGAACCTTCGTAGAGCTCATCAATAGTTTCTGTCCAAAGTTTTAGCCAATGTTCGAAGTGATGTTTTTCCATAGGCACTAAATCATTGATAGGAAAGTGGGCTCCCATCGGATTTCCTTTATAGGATACCTTACTAAACAATAGCGTTTCCCAAAAGGCATACATTTTTGGTAAATGTTCGTCCCAATTTACTTTTGCAACTTCGTTAAAGAAAAAGCCTATGGTAGCGTCTTTCCCTACCTTATCATAAAAACGATTAACTAACGCCTCTATATCCTGACGATTTTCTAGTGCTTTCATAAAAGATGATTTATTTAACCCTATCAGGGTTTTGTTTTATAAAACTCTCCCACCCTGAATAATTTTTACCCGTTGCTAATTTACCCGAATTAAAATGATGACAAACCGCCACCGCCAATCCGTCAGACGCATCTAAGTATTTGGTGGGAAATTCCTTAAGTTTAAGTAAATTTTGCAACATTCCTGCCACCTGCTCTTTACTTGCATTACCATTACCTGTAATCGCCATTTTTATTTTTTTGGGAGAATACTCAGTAATAGGAATATCTCTATATAGACTTGCCGCCATAGCCACCCCTTGTGCCCGCCCCAACTTCAGCATACTCTGCACATTTTTCCCGTAGAAAGGTGCTTCCAAAGCAACCTCATCTGGATGAAATTCATCTATAAGCGATAGAGTTCTCTCAAAAATATACTTCAATTTAGTTTCGTGGTTGGGGTATTTTTTTAAAATCAATTCGTTAACGGAAACCAATTCCATCTTCTGATTTAAAACAGAAATAATCCCGAACCCCATTACGGTAGTACCTGGGTCTATACCCAATATAATTTTCTCTACTTTCACAGGGTAAAAATACAGATTAAAATCTATGGTTCAAAATCCAATGGTAAAAGCTCCGAAAGATTACTTCTTGCCCACCCTTCCTCAAATACAAGTTCACTAGGATTGGAATAATTGCCATCTGAATAAACTTCAAAGCTAAGCCCTCTACAATCTAATATGTTATTTTTGGATACAGGCATTTCTGTTTTTTGTATTTGTTTTTTGTGCACTGTATAGAAATACTTTTTATAATTAACCCCAAGTAAATCCTTAAACTCCAAAAAAACTCTATTTTCACTATTTTTCCTAAATTTATCTGATAATATATTTCTTTCTATTATGGCAGAGTAGAACATAGGCTCTTCTTCCTTCCTTCTTGCAATATCTTCTATATGAGGAGGGTATTTATTAAATACAATGACTGAATCTTTGGAAATCTTTTTCCTAAAATCATCAATATAAGTGCGATAAACTTTCAGTTCTTCCGACGACGGATATTTTTCATTACGCTTCCTTACAATCCAATCCACAGAAAAACCCTCTTCAGATAATCTGTCTTGATAAAGAGCTCTGAAAAAATGTAAGGAACTACCACAATAAGCATTAAGCCTTTCTGTTTGCCACTTTAATTGCTTATGAGAAGAGCCTTTCATAGGACTAAAAAAAGAAGTTCCAAGATACTTCAAACTATTATCGGAAAGGTTCAGTTCAAATTCCAACAAGTTATAATTTACAACATATCCCAATTTTTCGTTACTAATAATAAGAGGTGCTTTTGCACGAGCCTTAAGAACATGCTCCTCTCTATCGTATGCCAATTGTATATCCTTCGGGTTTTTAACATAAACCATCTCCCTATCATAACCCAAGAGAGTATTAAGAAACTTTTCGATATAACGCTTATACACCTTATCTGTGTATGCCAATAGTTTGACCTCTGGAATTTCCGTTTCTTTTTCTAATTTAATTTCTAATGTTTGGCTATACAATTCTTTAATGGGTATTATTTTTGAGGAAAACCCTTTTTTTTCAACGATAAGGTTTCCTGTCTTCGCCTTCACACCTGACAAGTAAAATTCCCCATCTTGATTAGATTGTGTTTTATATTGAGTTCCATCTATATAAATCACAGCCCCTGACAATGGAGTTTCTCGAAAATCCTTAATGTAACCTTTAATACTTTGAGCGTTTATTAAAGTAATTCTCAATAAAACTAACAGAAAAATCACTCTCATAGAAATAAACTTTAGATTGTGGTTAATGTTATAACATTCATCACTCGGTTATCATTCTTAATGTATTTGAAAATAAAGCTACTCTTAACACTATCTATAATATCTAATTTTGATATTTTTCTTAGGATAAACTCTTCATAATGGTGCAAATCTCTTAGCAAAAGTTTCATAATAACATCATAATCCCCAGAAGTAAATGCCGCCTCCGTGACTTCCTCAAAAGACAATATTTCTTCTTTAAACTTATTAAAAATCTCTTCCTGATGCTTAATCAATTTAATTTGCATATAGGTAGTAAAGCCATACCCTAACTTTTCAGCATCTACAATAGCTGTATAGCCTTTAATATAACCATTAGCCTCTAATTTCTTTATCCTATCATGCACAGGTGTTACCGACAAACTTACTTTAGCCGCTATTTCTTTCACACTTTGGCTACTATCTTCGACCAATTCTCTAAGAATACTAAAATCAACTTGATCTAACTTCATTATTTTTTTCGGTTTTATCCAGCAAATATACAAACAAAAAGAAAAATAAACTAAAAAACACAACAAAAATAAATTTAATATCTTTTATTAAATAATAATTAGGTTTTTTATTTCGACATAATATAACTTTGCAGTGTAAATAATCAGTTATAATAATGTTATACAACACTCACCAACTTCTTTTCATTATGATTATGATGAAGAGAAGACAAACGGCATTATTTGTGTGAGAAGTTTTTAGTTGATATAATATTTCAGTTCCAACGGAAGGCTTTAAACACAATGTTTAAAGCCTTTTATTTTTGAGTTAAAAAAAATAAAAAATTATACAACTTATGAAAAAGAAACTACTAAATGCAGGAGCATTAGGTCTGTTTTTAGTGCTTGGAAATAATATACAAGCACAGGTAAAAGATAGCACAAAAACGAGAGCTATCGAAGAAGTAGTAATAGTAGCCTATGGTAAACAAAAATCCAAAGCTATAGTGGGCTCGGTATCCAGCGTAGGAAAAGAGGTCCTCTCTACACAACAAACAACTAATGTAGCTACTGCCATACAAGGTAGCGTACCTGGTGTTAATATCATTGGTTCGGCTGACCCTAGCGTATCACCAACTATAAGAGTGAGAGGGATTGGCTCTATAAATGCAAGTTCAGACCCACTTATCATTGTAGATGGAGCTCAATATACGGGTAGCTTATCTAATATTTCACAAGAAGAAATAGAAAGCATCAGTGTTCTTAAAGACGGTTCTGCCACCTCTCTATATGGTTCTAGAGGTGCGAATGGTGTAGTTCTAATAACTACCAAAAAGGGACGAAAAGGAAGACCAAGAGTAACTTTACAAACTTCTCTAGGATTTGCCTCTCCTGTAAACGAGTTTCATCCTCTTGTAGATAATACAAAATACTTACAATACACTTGGGAGTCTCTAAGAAACACCTATGTATTTAAAGACAAACTATCTTACGCAGACGCAGGAGCTAAGGCCGCTTCTTTGATAATCCCTACATTGCAGTACAATCCATACAATGTTAAAAATCCTATAGATGCTAACGGAAACTTGGTAAGTGGAGCTCAATTACTATGGAATACCGATTGGGCAAGCCACTTAATAAACCGAAGTGCCGAAAGACAAGAAAGCACAGCTACTGTATCAGGAGGAACTGAACAAAGCACCTACTTCTTAAGTCTAAACTACTTAAAACAAGAGAATTCTGTAAAGAATAGTAACTTCGAAAGAATTGCCACTAGATTGAATTTAGAATCTAAGGTACAACCTTGGCTTAGCGTAGGGCTTAATACTTCCTTTGTGTCTAATAGCAGAAATACACCTCCATTAGATGGTCCTCGCTATGGTTCTCCTATATCTAGTATATACACCATATCTTCTATCTATCCTCTTTATCAAAGAGACGAAAATGGTAATCTAATATACGATGAAAACGGTAATCTTTCTTATGATTATGGAGCTGGTAGCCCTAGTACCATTAACTCTCAAAGACCTTTTACTAGAAACGCCAATCCTGTAGGTTCGTTGGTTTACAATAATTACCGATATGTTACCAATACACTTACCTTAAATGGGTTCGCAAAAATTGATTTCACCAAAGACCTTTCATTCCGCTCTAATTATTCATTTGAACAAAACCAAAGGAATAATAAATCATTTGACAATGGGTTATATGGCGAATATGCTCCTCAAAGTGGTCTTATAGGATACAATAGAGATAATTTTTCTACTAGAAACTTTATTAACTCCCTAAACTACAACACTAGATTAGGAGAAGGGCACAACTTATCCGCAGACGCTATCGCAGAACTATTTGAAACAACTTATGATTTTATGTATGCTTCTGGTACAGGGCTATTCCCTGGCATCCAAGTTCTTGGTGGAGCCAATACTCCTAACAGTAGTAGCGGAAATATTCTAAAACAAAGACTAGTAGGCTTATTAGGAAGGGTAAACTACAACTATAAAGAAAAGTACTTTATAGAAGGTTCATTCCGTAGAGATGGTTCTAGTGTATTTAGTAGAGATACCAGATGGGGGAATTTCTTTTCCGTTGGAGGAGCTTACATTGTGAGCGAAGAAAACTTTTTAAAAGGAAACAAAACTCTAAGTTTCCTAAAACTGAAGTCTTCCTACGGAGAACTGGGGAACAATAACTTCAATGTAGCAAAGT
This Riemerella anatipestifer DNA region includes the following protein-coding sequences:
- a CDS encoding IS982-like element ISRa1 family transposase gives rise to the protein MNNIEQIYERILEVLGLFSENQLISYQRRTPKMSDLEVISLNITAEYLSIDSELQLFRKLPNSLINKIERSVYNKRKRRLSLQTEQIRQRISMEFNEFEDIFIVDSMPMKVCENARSTRSKICKEQSYSSPTYGYCASQKLYFYGYKLHAVCSLNGVIKNFDISPASVHDIHYLKDIGEQMRNCTLIGDRGYLSAKVQIDLFNYANIKLDTPMRSNQKDYIPQFSLYKKKRKRIETFFSQLCDQFMIKRNNAKTFEGFKTRIISKITAATVIQYINKFIFQRKLNHLKISII
- the gdhA gene encoding NADP-specific glutamate dehydrogenase; this encodes MEQYNVEQKIQEFIANVEAKNPNEPEFLQAVKEVAVTVIPFIATKEEYRGKKLLERMVEPERTIIFRVPWVDDKGEIQVNRGFRIQMNSAIGPYKGGIRFHPTVNLSVLKFLAFEQVFKNSLTTLPMGGGKGGSDFDPQGKSDMEIMRFCQAFMTELCKHIGPQTDVPAGDIGVGAREIGYLFGQYKKIRNEFTGVLTGKGLAYGGSLIRPEATGYGVVYFAEQMLRTVGEEVKGKTFTVSGFGNVAWGVIKKIDQLGGKAVTISGPDGYVYDKDGITGEKIDFLLELRASGNNRAEDYVKKYPEAEFHAGKRPWEVKCDVAIPSATQNELDLEDAKKLVENGCICVTEAANMPSTLDAINHFIDNKVLFSPGKASNAGGVATSGLEMTQNSIRLNWTSEEVDARLKEIMIGIHKVCRDYGKEENGYVNYVKGANIAGFVKVAEAMLAQGVV
- the dprA gene encoding DNA-processing protein DprA; its protein translation is MVNAEEILYSIALRRSSLVGDVTFANLVGEVGSAKEVWSLSQSELRKISGIGKQIASGIGDESLLKFAEREVEFCIKNEIKINLRHLNQLPRLLGECYDAPAILFQKGDYDDTANNISIVGTRNATAYGKSFLEDLIVQFKNKNIQVISGLALGTDGIAHQEALKNNIKTSAVLAHGLHIVYPSKHKILAEEILNNGGALFSEFCSDEKPDREHFLQRNRIVAGLSANTIVVESAYAGGSISTASFANQYNREVYALAGRLTDKYSQGCNHLIFQNKAKIISSIKGLLKDLDLDNTSKVLELFPSVEVSLTPIQKPIYDIIKEVNDISLDDLSEKLNQPISKVLPVLLELELLGLIRANSGRRYSIV
- a CDS encoding group III truncated hemoglobin produces the protein MKALENRQDIEALVNRFYDKVGKDATIGFFFNEVAKVNWDEHLPKMYAFWETLLFSKVSYKGNPMGAHFPINDLVPMEKHHFEHWLKLWTETIDELYEGSMAETAKYKAANIANLMAYKMEMARR
- the ruvC gene encoding crossover junction endodeoxyribonuclease RuvC, which produces MKVEKIILGIDPGTTVMGFGIISVLNQKMELVSVNELILKKYPNHETKLKYIFERTLSLIDEFHPDEVALEAPFYGKNVQSMLKLGRAQGVAMAASLYRDIPITEYSPKKIKMAITGNGNASKEQVAGMLQNLLKLKEFPTKYLDASDGLAVAVCHHFNSGKLATGKNYSGWESFIKQNPDRVK
- a CDS encoding carboxypeptidase-like regulatory domain-containing protein, translated to MRVIFLLVLLRITLINAQSIKGYIKDFRETPLSGAVIYIDGTQYKTQSNQDGEFYLSGVKAKTGNLIVEKKGFSSKIIPIKELYSQTLEIKLEKETEIPEVKLLAYTDKVYKRYIEKFLNTLLGYDREMVYVKNPKDIQLAYDREEHVLKARAKAPLIISNEKLGYVVNYNLLEFELNLSDNSLKYLGTSFFSPMKGSSHKQLKWQTERLNAYCGSSLHFFRALYQDRLSEEGFSVDWIVRKRNEKYPSSEELKVYRTYIDDFRKKISKDSVIVFNKYPPHIEDIARRKEEEPMFYSAIIERNILSDKFRKNSENRVFLEFKDLLGVNYKKYFYTVHKKQIQKTEMPVSKNNILDCRGLSFEVYSDGNYSNPSELVFEEGWARSNLSELLPLDFEP
- a CDS encoding Lrp/AsnC family transcriptional regulator, with amino-acid sequence MKLDQVDFSILRELVEDSSQSVKEIAAKVSLSVTPVHDRIKKLEANGYIKGYTAIVDAEKLGYGFTTYMQIKLIKHQEEIFNKFKEEILSFEEVTEAAFTSGDYDVIMKLLLRDLHHYEEFILRKISKLDIIDSVKSSFIFKYIKNDNRVMNVITLTTI
- a CDS encoding SusC/RagA family TonB-linked outer membrane protein, which codes for MKKKLLNAGALGLFLVLGNNIQAQVKDSTKTRAIEEVVIVAYGKQKSKAIVGSVSSVGKEVLSTQQTTNVATAIQGSVPGVNIIGSADPSVSPTIRVRGIGSINASSDPLIIVDGAQYTGSLSNISQEEIESISVLKDGSATSLYGSRGANGVVLITTKKGRKGRPRVTLQTSLGFASPVNEFHPLVDNTKYLQYTWESLRNTYVFKDKLSYADAGAKAASLIIPTLQYNPYNVKNPIDANGNLVSGAQLLWNTDWASHLINRSAERQESTATVSGGTEQSTYFLSLNYLKQENSVKNSNFERIATRLNLESKVQPWLSVGLNTSFVSNSRNTPPLDGPRYGSPISSIYTISSIYPLYQRDENGNLIYDENGNLSYDYGAGSPSTINSQRPFTRNANPVGSLVYNNYRYVTNTLTLNGFAKIDFTKDLSFRSNYSFEQNQRNNKSFDNGLYGEYAPQSGLIGYNRDNFSTRNFINSLNYNTRLGEGHNLSADAIAELFETTYDFMYASGTGLFPGIQVLGGANTPNSSSGNILKQRLVGLLGRVNYNYKEKYFIEGSFRRDGSSVFSRDTRWGNFFSVGGAYIVSEENFLKGNKTLSFLKLKSSYGELGNNNFNVAKYSNVIEYDFFPYLASYSTGYSVGDKIGILLSSPKDANIKWEKTASFNAGIELGLFQNRVNINVDYYDKHSVDLIGPLVTAGSTGATSITSNIGKLKNYGWEFAINTKNIRTENFRWDTGLNFSFDRNKILALSNDDKPQLKDTKRWEVGKSLFEFYMREYAGVNPDNGNPLWYKDVTDANGNITKVTTEKYSDASLYYLNKSSIPWVVGGFNNYFKYKNFDLNALINFSFGSYLYDDSYARLMSGNFNGNSKSVDLERRWQKPGDITDVPRLSSTSLEESSLSSRFLFKNDYVRLKALNIGYNFDKQDIEKIGLKNLRLFLQADNLFTWQTSKNIDPEQALSGLTYDRAFSLKTISFGLKLEL